The window AACATGCTTACTACTATTTTGACGAGGAAGAAGATCGGCTCCTGCTCTGGCGGTACGCGACCGATCCCGACGCCTGGCGATACATGGAGTTCGTGAAAGTTGGCGAGGCCCCGTAATCGTTCCGAGACCGACGGTCTATTCTTCACTAACAGGCTGATGAAGAACTGCTGTGCAGCCTGCGCGAGCGGAGCGAGCCCGGCGCGCTTGCCGCGCCGTAAGCAGTCCGAGCCGTGGCGGCCCGATCGATCGCGGGTCCCGCCACGGCATTGAGTACTAATGAAAGTTCTCCTTTCATGGAGCAGCGGGAAGGACAGCGCGTGGGCGCTTCACACGCTGCGGGCCCAAGCTGACGTCGAAGTCTGCGGTCTGCTGACGACCGTGAATCGAGCTCACGGACGCGTCGTCATGCACGCGGTCCGCGAGAAACTTCTGGATGCCCAGGCCGAGGCGCTCGGGCTCCCGCTGAGAAAGCTCACCCTCCCGAGTCCATGCAGCAACGAGGAATACGAGACCGCGATGGCG is drawn from Vicinamibacteria bacterium and contains these coding sequences:
- a CDS encoding ATP-binding protein, which produces MKVLLSWSSGKDSAWALHTLRAQADVEVCGLLTTVNRAHGRVVMHAVREKLLDAQAEALGLPLRKLTLPSPCSNEEYETAMAKAVDEALRDGIDAIAFGDLHLEDVRRYREEKLRGTGLAPIFPL